The Thalassospira sp. TSL5-1 genome contains the following window.
GATAAGCCGCCATTTCCCCGGCCTGTTTAGCCGCCATACCCTCCGCCGTCAGGCGGGTGGTTTCACCGCGCACACGGGTGGCTATCGGGTTCATGTCGGCGGGTTCATCCTCCAGCGCGGCCACCGCACGCACGGCACTGTCAAACAAATCGATCAGGCCGGGAAAGGCATCGCGGAAGAAGCCGGAAATACGCAGGGTAATATCAATGCGCGGTCGCCCCAACAGCGACAGGGGCAAAACCTCAAACCCCGTCACCCGGCGCGAGGCGGAATCCCATGTTGGCTTCACCCCCATCATGGCCATTGCCTGGGCAATATCATCGCCCCCCGTGCGCATATTGCTCGTACCCCAAACCGAAAGACCCAGGGCAGACGGCCATTCGCCATGTTCCTGCACATGGCGTTCAAGCAGCAATTCCGCCGATTTCCAGCCCAGATGCCAGGCCGCCGGTGTCGGCACGGTGCGGGTATCGACCGAATAAAAATTACGCCCGGTCGGCAATACATCGGGCCGCCCACGGGTTGGCGCACCCGATGGCCCGGGCTCAACAAACTTGCCAGCAAGGCCGCGTAAAATGCCCGCAAGCTCGGCCGCACCACATTGCGTTATCGCCGGTCGCAGGGACGTTTCGATATCGCAAAGAACATCCTGCGTGTGCTGCCAGCCGTCATCCGCCTGCTTTTCGCCCGCCACCAGGTCCTGTGCCAGCACTTCAAGGCGCTCCACCGTGTCCCCCAATGTGCGCCAGGGGCCACATTGCCCGTCATAGGCGCAAAGAACGGCGGGTTTGGGACCGTGCCAGGCATCACCCATGACGCAATCCAGCGGATCAAACGCCGTTTCGCCGGTCAGTTCCGGCATCAGGTCGCGCACCAGCGCACGGTGCAGGGAGGCGGTTTTGCCGCTATCCTTGCCCCGGGGCAACCGCGCCAGTGCGACCAAAAGGTCGGTCAACAGGCGGCCTTCAGGGGCCTCGCCAAAAATATGCAACCCATCGCGGATTTGCAGTTCCTTCAGCTCGCACAGATAGTTATCAAGCTTTGCCAGCGCGCTTTCTTCATCTTCGCCGGTTTCAATGCCGCAATCGCGGTCCAGACCAATGCGCACCGCCAGTTCCAGAATATCGCGTTTCAGCAGGGCTAAACGGCGCGGGTCAACGGCGGCGGCATCGTAATATTCATCAACCAGGGCCTCCATATCCTTAAGCGGACCATAGCTTTCGGCACGGGTGAGCGGCGGCGTCAGATGGTCGATAATCACGGCCTGCGCCCGGCGTTTGGCCTGCGTACCTTCGCCGGGGTCATTGACGATAAAGGGGTAAAGATGCGGGGTGGGGCCAAAAACCGCTTCAGGAAAGCAATCATCGGACAAAGCCAGAGATTTGCCCGGCAACCATTCCATATTGCCATGCTTGCCAAAATGGATAATGGCATGGGCATCAAAGCTGTGACGCAGCCAGATATAAAAGGCGAAATAATTGTGCGGCGGCACCAAATCGGGCGAATGATAGCTTTCAAGCGGATCAATATTATAACCACGCGCGGGCTGCAAACCGACCACCACATTGCCCATCGGCACAATCGACAAAGCAAAGCCACCTTCACCGGCGCGATAAAACGGGTCGCTTTCGGGCGTACCCCAACATTCCATCACCTGATCGCGAATGGAAGCGGGCAGGGCGTTAAAGGCCGCCTGATAATCCGCCAGTGGTAGGATGATGCGAATATCGCGCTGATCAAGGGCCTTAAAATCATTGGTCGGGCCGGATTTGACCTGATCAATCAGGGCATCGCCCGATGCAGGCAGGTTGGCAATGTCATATCCCGCCGCCTGCATGGCCTTTAGCGTCGTGATCATGCCTGCCGGGGTATCAAGGCCCACACCATTGCCCAAACGCGCATCGCGATTGGGATAGTTCGCCATCACCATCGCCACCCGTTTTTGCGGGGCCGGGGTTTGGCGCAGGCGCACCCAGTTTGCCGCCAATTGCGCGACAAAATCCACCCGATCCATCACCGGGATATATTTGACCAGATCAATTTCCGTCAGCACATCCCGCCCGGCGGAACCCTTAAAGGATATCGCACGCGAAAATATCCGCCCATCGACCTCAGGCAGGGCGACATTCATGGCGATATCGCGTGCTGCAAGGCCATTTACCCCATCGCGCCAGGCGCTTTCACTGCCGCCCGACAATACCACCTGCATCACCGGGGCATCCACGGCATCAAACGGACTTTCGCCGCGCACGGCACCGGGCACAGCCAGGGCAAAGCCGGTGGTATTTAAAATCAAATCACTGTTGGAATCCGCCAGCCAGTCTGCCACCAGGGCAGCGGCCACCGGGTCCTTGAGGCTGGAAACAAAAACGGGCAGGGCGTTAAGGCCGGACCGTGCTAGCGACGTGATCACGGCGTCAATCACATCCAGATTACCCGCCTGGATCAGCGCCCGGTAAAAAACCACCGCCACCACCGGCTTGCCAGCCTGCCAAACACCGGCAAGGTCGGGCAGGGCTACATTGCTTTTACCCGGCCAGTAAATCCCGGCCTTTACCAGCGGGGCAGGTGGCTGCCAGTGCCATTGGATGCCGGTATCGGCATTTTCCGTTTCCGCCGTGATACATTCATAAACATATCGCAACAAATTTTCGGCATTGCCCGGCCCGCCTTCAACCAGGTAACGCCAAACCTGTTGCCATGCCTGGCCTTTCACAGTCGAAAGCGACAGCAATTCGGCATCGGGCTGGTCATCGCCGGGCAGCAAAAGCAGCGGAATATCACGTTCGCGCGCCAGTGCGACGAATTGTTCAATGCCATATTCCCAATAGCCGCGCCCGCCCAGCACCCGCACAATGATGAAACGGGCATGGGACACCACATCATCGATATAAAGATCGACCGACATATTATGCCCCAGCTGTAACAGGCTGGCGAGGCGGAGCGACGGCACCTTGCCGGGAAATTCACCATCAAGATGCGCCTGTGCCGTTGCCAGACAGGCCAATTCGGATTCCGCTGCCGAGAGAATAACAACATCACCGGGGCTTTGGCCCAAATCAACGGCCTCGCTGCCATCGGTGATCATTCCCGGCTGTGCGGCAAGTAAGTGCATGAATTCGGCCTGTCTGCAAAGGGAGGGGCGTTAAAATATCGAAGATCAAAAAGGCAGCACCCTGAATGATGCTGCCTTTCTTGGTTTACCCGCCGATCAG
Protein-coding sequences here:
- the cobN gene encoding cobaltochelatase subunit CobN, with amino-acid sequence MHLLAAQPGMITDGSEAVDLGQSPGDVVILSAAESELACLATAQAHLDGEFPGKVPSLRLASLLQLGHNMSVDLYIDDVVSHARFIIVRVLGGRGYWEYGIEQFVALARERDIPLLLLPGDDQPDAELLSLSTVKGQAWQQVWRYLVEGGPGNAENLLRYVYECITAETENADTGIQWHWQPPAPLVKAGIYWPGKSNVALPDLAGVWQAGKPVVAVVFYRALIQAGNLDVIDAVITSLARSGLNALPVFVSSLKDPVAAALVADWLADSNSDLILNTTGFALAVPGAVRGESPFDAVDAPVMQVVLSGGSESAWRDGVNGLAARDIAMNVALPEVDGRIFSRAISFKGSAGRDVLTEIDLVKYIPVMDRVDFVAQLAANWVRLRQTPAPQKRVAMVMANYPNRDARLGNGVGLDTPAGMITTLKAMQAAGYDIANLPASGDALIDQVKSGPTNDFKALDQRDIRIILPLADYQAAFNALPASIRDQVMECWGTPESDPFYRAGEGGFALSIVPMGNVVVGLQPARGYNIDPLESYHSPDLVPPHNYFAFYIWLRHSFDAHAIIHFGKHGNMEWLPGKSLALSDDCFPEAVFGPTPHLYPFIVNDPGEGTQAKRRAQAVIIDHLTPPLTRAESYGPLKDMEALVDEYYDAAAVDPRRLALLKRDILELAVRIGLDRDCGIETGEDEESALAKLDNYLCELKELQIRDGLHIFGEAPEGRLLTDLLVALARLPRGKDSGKTASLHRALVRDLMPELTGETAFDPLDCVMGDAWHGPKPAVLCAYDGQCGPWRTLGDTVERLEVLAQDLVAGEKQADDGWQHTQDVLCDIETSLRPAITQCGAAELAGILRGLAGKFVEPGPSGAPTRGRPDVLPTGRNFYSVDTRTVPTPAAWHLGWKSAELLLERHVQEHGEWPSALGLSVWGTSNMRTGGDDIAQAMAMMGVKPTWDSASRRVTGFEVLPLSLLGRPRIDITLRISGFFRDAFPGLIDLFDSAVRAVAALEDEPADMNPIATRVRGETTRLTAEGMAAKQAGEMAAYRVFGSKPGAYGAGLQAMIDEKLWEDEADLANAYLAWGSYAYGNGASGTQARRVFETRLSAVDAIVHNQDNREHDLLDSDDYYQFEGGMTSAVRHLSGQQPVIYHNDHSRPESPKIRTLNEEIARVVRARVVNPKWITGVMRHGYKGAFEMAATVDYLFAFAATARCVSDHHFDLVYDAYLGDDTVRDFIADHNPDALKDIRDRLAEAIDRGLWQPRRNSVTADLLENINARGSNDPIGR